A DNA window from Vagococcus penaei contains the following coding sequences:
- a CDS encoding FAD-dependent oxidoreductase, translated as MSKRVLIVGGVAGGASTAARVRRIDEFAEIVMFERGPHVSFSNCALPFHLSGIVEEADNLVLMSPEVFHKQYNIDARVNHEVIQINPKQQTILVKNTLTGEEFSEHYDELVLSPGANPILPNSIKGIGSDHVFTVRNVSDIDKIKKYLDHHNIQDVVVVGAGFIGIEVAENLKLDGKNVTIIEAASQVMQPFDNDFAQILHKEIIDQGIELILEDAVQEIYSNKVILASGREVQTKAVIMAIGVTPETRLAKEAGLDIGITGGIKVNQHYVTSEEHIYAVGDAIEVTHFITRKPTRLTLAGPAQRQARAAADHMYGKAHRNTGVIGSSVIQCFDLNAASTGLTERDCKREGIAYQTAYVIPKDKVGLMPNARPLFFKLIFADPSGDILGAQAIGEGNVDKRIDVIATMIMNHANLEDLKELELSYSPMFGTAKDVVNMAALVGLNVLNGEYKQVPVTEIRSLVESGACIIDAREPGEFAEGHIKGAVNIPFSEFRERLDEIPTDQPVYVHCLSSQRSYNMVKALNMRGFYNAVNLQGSFLGLCVYEYFTDQITGREPIVTAYRFDLL; from the coding sequence ATGAGTAAACGTGTGTTAATCGTTGGTGGAGTAGCTGGTGGTGCATCAACAGCTGCTAGAGTTCGTAGAATAGATGAGTTTGCTGAAATTGTAATGTTTGAGAGAGGACCGCATGTATCTTTTTCTAATTGTGCATTGCCATTTCATTTGAGTGGGATTGTTGAAGAAGCAGATAATTTAGTACTAATGTCTCCTGAAGTGTTTCATAAGCAATATAATATTGATGCTCGTGTTAATCATGAGGTTATTCAAATCAATCCTAAACAACAAACAATACTCGTGAAAAATACGCTTACTGGTGAAGAATTCAGTGAACATTACGATGAACTCGTTTTGTCGCCGGGAGCAAATCCAATTTTACCAAATAGTATCAAGGGAATTGGATCTGACCATGTCTTTACGGTAAGAAACGTCTCAGATATTGATAAAATAAAAAAATATTTAGACCATCATAATATTCAAGATGTTGTGGTTGTAGGTGCTGGCTTTATTGGCATTGAAGTGGCAGAAAATTTAAAATTAGATGGTAAAAATGTCACGATTATTGAAGCGGCTAGTCAAGTTATGCAACCATTTGATAATGATTTTGCACAAATTTTACATAAAGAAATTATTGATCAAGGCATTGAGCTCATTTTAGAAGATGCTGTCCAAGAAATCTATTCGAATAAAGTAATTTTAGCATCAGGTAGAGAAGTCCAAACAAAAGCAGTTATTATGGCGATTGGTGTTACACCAGAAACTCGCTTAGCTAAGGAAGCTGGTTTAGATATTGGTATTACGGGTGGTATTAAAGTTAACCAACATTATGTAACTTCGGAAGAACACATTTACGCAGTTGGTGATGCTATTGAAGTGACTCATTTTATTACTAGAAAACCAACACGCTTAACATTAGCAGGTCCGGCTCAACGTCAAGCGCGTGCTGCTGCTGACCATATGTACGGGAAAGCACATCGTAACACAGGTGTTATCGGCTCATCAGTTATTCAATGTTTCGACTTGAATGCTGCTTCAACCGGTTTAACGGAACGTGATTGCAAACGTGAGGGAATCGCTTATCAAACAGCGTATGTTATTCCAAAAGATAAAGTTGGTTTAATGCCTAATGCGCGGCCATTGTTCTTTAAATTAATTTTTGCTGATCCATCAGGTGATATTTTGGGTGCACAAGCGATTGGTGAAGGAAATGTTGATAAACGTATTGATGTGATTGCGACAATGATTATGAATCATGCTAATTTAGAAGATTTAAAAGAATTAGAATTATCCTATTCACCAATGTTTGGTACAGCAAAAGACGTTGTTAATATGGCAGCTCTTGTAGGATTAAACGTATTGAATGGTGAATACAAACAAGTACCTGTAACAGAAATTCGCTCATTGGTTGAATCCGGAGCCTGTATTATTGATGCACGTGAACCAGGTGAATTTGCAGAAGGTCATATCAAAGGAGCAGTTAATATTCCGTTTAGTGAATTTAGAGAGCGCTTAGATGAAATACCAACTGATCAACCTGTTTATGTTCATTGCTTGTCAAGTCAACGTAGTTATAATATGGTTAAAGCGTTAAATATGCGTGGCTTCTATAATGCTGTTAACTTGCAAGGATCATTCTTAGGCTTGTGTGTATATGAGTATTTTACTGATCAAATAACTGGTCGTGAACCAATCGTCACAGCGTATCGATTTGATTTATTATAA
- a CDS encoding ABC transporter permease produces MKTKNKYTFLTYITWMVILCVWFLLTNRESVSSSLFPSPSQVWQAFVMIMTEGYNGTSFWKHAGISLYRLSLSCLLALVTAIPLGLLSGYFKAFRAIIDSIVQFYRPLPPLAYYTLLILWLGIDESSKVTLLFLAAFSPIYLACVSAVGSINPDYIYNAESLGASKKAVFFTVVLPSCLPNIFTGLRTAVGVAYTTLVSAEMIAATSGIGWMVIDASRYLKSDVMFVGIIIMGITGILLDMMLRLLENHFVFWKGKED; encoded by the coding sequence ATGAAAACAAAAAATAAATACACGTTTTTAACATATATAACCTGGATGGTCATTCTTTGTGTCTGGTTTTTATTAACGAATCGAGAATCCGTGTCGTCCAGTCTGTTTCCATCACCGTCTCAAGTCTGGCAAGCATTTGTGATGATTATGACTGAAGGATATAATGGAACATCATTTTGGAAACATGCGGGGATTAGCTTGTACCGTTTAAGTCTCTCATGTCTACTAGCATTAGTTACAGCAATTCCTTTAGGTTTGTTAAGTGGTTATTTTAAAGCGTTTCGAGCAATCATTGATTCTATCGTACAATTTTATCGTCCCCTTCCACCACTAGCCTATTATACTCTATTAATTTTATGGTTAGGAATTGATGAATCTTCTAAAGTGACGTTATTATTTTTAGCTGCTTTTTCTCCAATTTATTTAGCGTGTGTTTCAGCTGTAGGGTCAATCAATCCTGATTATATTTATAACGCTGAATCGTTGGGTGCATCAAAAAAAGCAGTATTTTTCACAGTTGTATTGCCAAGTTGTTTGCCCAATATATTTACGGGATTACGGACAGCTGTAGGTGTAGCTTATACGACCCTCGTTTCTGCTGAAATGATTGCAGCAACCTCAGGAATTGGTTGGATGGTGATTGATGCCTCTCGTTATTTAAAAAGTGATGTGATGTTTGTCGGTATTATTATAATGGGGATTACGGGCATTTTACTAGATATGATGTTGCGACTATTAGAAAATCATTTTGTATTTTGGAAAGGAAAAGAAGACTGA
- a CDS encoding MetQ/NlpA family ABC transporter substrate-binding protein, protein MSKTKSKAAEEKPQVIKIGVINVPNDKQVAITQGFFDKSFKEKGIKTEFLFFDSGVAANQALASNSIDFAEMGYTNAVVALANDLPAKLIWIHEVLGSNEALVVRNGSNVENIKQLAGKKIATPFSSTSHYSLLQALNEAGLSEKDVTLLDMQTSEIVAAWSRGDIDAAYTWKPTLSELEKTGKVIIDSDDLAQKGYVTTNIELVNSHFAEKYPELVVDYLSVLNEGVNFYLHDYPLAIKGMATKQNLSYQEIDDQVQGTTWLINYAQLSPDYLGNEKETGNFQKVFYDTAIFLKDQGSIKDVPTKEKIDSFIDKSYNLKINSIESN, encoded by the coding sequence ATGAGTAAAACTAAGTCTAAAGCGGCTGAGGAAAAACCTCAAGTCATAAAAATTGGTGTGATTAATGTTCCTAATGATAAACAGGTTGCGATTACTCAGGGTTTTTTTGACAAATCTTTTAAAGAAAAAGGGATTAAGACAGAGTTTCTTTTCTTCGACTCAGGTGTAGCAGCCAATCAAGCCTTAGCCTCAAATAGTATTGATTTTGCAGAAATGGGTTACACAAATGCTGTAGTAGCACTTGCGAATGATTTACCAGCAAAACTTATTTGGATTCATGAAGTTTTGGGCTCAAACGAGGCACTAGTTGTTAGAAATGGTTCAAATGTTGAAAATATCAAACAACTAGCGGGTAAAAAAATTGCTACACCATTTAGTTCAACTTCACATTATAGTTTATTACAAGCTTTAAACGAAGCAGGATTATCTGAAAAAGATGTTACCTTATTAGATATGCAAACAAGTGAAATTGTTGCTGCTTGGTCGCGTGGTGATATCGATGCCGCTTATACTTGGAAACCCACATTGTCAGAATTAGAGAAAACTGGTAAGGTCATAATTGATAGCGATGATTTAGCGCAAAAGGGTTACGTGACAACAAATATTGAATTAGTCAACAGTCATTTTGCTGAGAAGTATCCTGAATTAGTTGTTGACTATTTATCCGTCTTAAATGAGGGAGTTAATTTCTATCTTCATGATTATCCGTTAGCCATCAAGGGTATGGCAACAAAACAAAATTTAAGCTACCAAGAGATAGATGATCAAGTTCAAGGAACTACATGGCTAATAAATTATGCACAATTATCACCTGATTATCTAGGTAACGAAAAAGAAACTGGTAATTTCCAAAAGGTTTTTTATGATACAGCTATATTTTTAAAAGACCAAGGATCAATTAAAGATGTTCCAACGAAAGAAAAAATTGATTCATTTATTGATAAAAGCTATAATTTGAAAATTAATTCAATAGAAAGTAACTAA
- a CDS encoding ABC transporter ATP-binding protein → MVNNNYLIQLENISQSFSTTNDTIQVLENISLTINQGDFVCVVGPSGCGKSTLLKMIAGYLKPTEGQVLMSGQTITGPSAQRGVVFQNPTLYPWLTVTENICYGPKVLKKDKHLTQKKCVEFLTNMSLEKFANAYPFELSGGMKQRVAIARALMNQPDVLLMDEPFSALDAITRSTMQQLIKKLWLDTHQTIFLITHDIEEALLLGTKIVVLSKNPGKIILEKIFDYQMEKKPLTQWNKEKKEKFQQDKQMILSEITTL, encoded by the coding sequence ATGGTAAATAATAATTATTTAATTCAACTAGAAAATATTTCTCAATCATTTAGTACAACGAATGATACGATTCAAGTGCTAGAAAATATTAGTTTAACAATTAATCAAGGGGATTTTGTTTGCGTTGTTGGTCCTTCAGGTTGTGGTAAAAGTACTCTGTTAAAAATGATTGCTGGTTATCTAAAACCTACTGAAGGACAAGTGTTGATGTCTGGACAAACTATTACTGGTCCGAGTGCTCAAAGAGGAGTCGTTTTTCAAAATCCAACCTTGTATCCATGGCTAACAGTGACCGAAAATATTTGTTATGGCCCAAAAGTTTTAAAAAAAGATAAGCATCTGACCCAAAAAAAATGTGTGGAATTCTTAACTAATATGTCGTTAGAAAAATTTGCTAATGCGTATCCATTTGAATTATCTGGAGGGATGAAGCAACGCGTTGCTATTGCTAGAGCATTAATGAACCAACCAGATGTTTTACTGATGGATGAACCATTCAGTGCGCTAGATGCTATCACTCGTTCAACCATGCAACAACTAATAAAAAAATTGTGGTTGGATACACATCAAACGATATTCTTAATTACGCATGATATCGAAGAAGCTTTGCTACTGGGTACAAAAATTGTGGTTTTATCGAAAAATCCAGGGAAAATAATTTTAGAAAAAATTTTCGATTATCAGATGGAAAAGAAACCATTAACACAATGGAATAAAGAAAAAAAAGAAAAATTTCAGCAAGATAAACAAATGATTTTAAGCGAAATAACTACTTTATAA